The following coding sequences lie in one Anoplolepis gracilipes chromosome 4, ASM4749672v1, whole genome shotgun sequence genomic window:
- the LOC140664552 gene encoding uncharacterized protein: MYEQLRSNHYQILKDQQCNRAVLECAIRGQHENPEWHNIRRNLLTASNFGKVCSRRETTSCQNLVKAILYPLRLTNAAVERGKEKEILAQEQLQVELGIEINDCGLFIDEEIPYLAATPDGIIGDDTIVEIKCPYAARQVSLTDAMLNKIADVHRIFDKMDDTRMNQRHTYYFQVQGQLHITQRKYCIFAVWTPFGLKYTFIERDDRFWES, from the coding sequence ATGTACGAACAGCTGAGATCTaatcattatcaaatattaaaagatcaaCAATGCAATCGTGCTGTATTGGAATGTGCTATACGGGGTCAGCATGAAAACCCGGAGTGGCACAACATACGGCGAAATCTCCTCACTGCTTCAAACTTTGGAAAAGTTTGCAGCAGGAGAGAAACAACTTCGTGCCAAAATCTTGTTAAAGCAATTCTTTATCCTCTTCGACTGACGAATGCGGCTGTTGAAAGGggtaaagagaaagaaatattggCACAAGAGCAATTGCAGGTGGAGTTGGgaatagaaataaatgattgtggattatttattgatgaaGAAATTCCATATCTTGCTGCAACGCCTGACGGCATTATCGGAGACGATACTATCGTTGAGATTAAATGTCCTTATGCAGCGCGGCAAGTGTCCCTCACCGATGCAATGCTCAATAAGATTGCAGATGTTCAtcgaatatttgataaaatggaTGACACTCGTATGAATCAAAGACACACGTACTACTTCCAAGTACAAGGGCAGCTCCACATAacgcaaagaaaatattgtatttttgctGTGTGGACACCCTTTGGATTGAAGTATACATTTATCGAGCGTGATGACAGATTTTGGGAATCATAA